Below is a genomic region from Actinomadura sp. NAK00032.
GGAGTAGTCGACGGGGTCGGGGTCCTTGGTCCGGCTCGGGTAGCTCTGCAGCCCGCCGAACTCGCGCAGGGACGTCAGGTACCGCTCGTCCAGCTCGCCGAGCAGGTAGTTGATCGCGTGCAGCACGGGGGAGGCGTGCGGCTTGACCGAGACCCGGTCGTCTGGCCCGAGGCGGCCGAACCACAGCGCCGTCATGATCGACGCGATCGACGCCGACGACGCCTGATGGCCGCCCACCTTCAGCCCGGAGGTGTTGGGCCGGACCCGGTTGGCGTGGTGCACGATGGCCGTCGACAGCCACAGCACCCGCCGCTCGACCTCCTCCAGCACCCCGGAGTGCGTGGCCGTCGCCACCGGATCGTTCATCATCGGCTCCTTTGCCTCAGCGCCCTGCCACCGCCAGGGTACGGTCCGGAACCCGTCCGAAAACCGGCGAGCTCGGCCCATACCGCCCGAGCGGCATCCTTCATATCGGGGCGGTCGGTTCCAGTGAGGCGTTCGGTCCGGCGCGGTGGTGGCGCGGGCAGAACGCGCGGTGGACCTCGTGCGTTCCCTCGGAGTGGCGGGGGAGATAGGGAGGAACGCGAGCGCGGGAGCGGTGAAGACCGGACGTCTGGGGGGACTGGGGCATGGGAGGCGCGGGCGGACACGGCATGGGGTGGCTTGCGCTGGAGGCCTTCGATCCGGCGCCGGTCGCGGTCGCGCTGACGATCGGGCCGGAGCACCGCCTGGTGTACACCAACCTCGCCTACCGGGCGTTCGTCGGCGACCGTCCGCTCGGCGAGCCGATCGGGGAGGCGTTCGGCGCCGCGGCCAAGCAGGACTACGGCGAGCTGTTCGACCGCGTGCTGGCCACCGGGGAACCGGCGACCCTGGTCGAGGCGCCGGTCAGACCGGCCGGCGCGGGCGCCGAGGCGGCGGAGCGGTACTTCTCCTTCAGCCTCTCGCGGTTCACCCACGAGCGGCCAGGGGTGCTGGTGGTCGCGGTCGACGTCACCGAGCAGGTCGCCGCGGTCGCGCGGGCGGACCGGGCGATCGAGGAGCAGCGGCGGTCGCGGCGCCGGCTGGAGAGCCTGGTGTGGATGAACGCGCAGGTCGTCTGGGTGACCGACGCGGACGGCGGCGTGACCGAGTCCAGCGGCGGCTGGGAGCAGATCACGGGGCAGAGCCGGGAGGACTTCCTCGGCGACGGCTGGAAGCAGGCGCTGCACCCCGACGACCGCGAGCCCACGACGCGGTCGTGGGACGAGACGCGCCGCCAGGTCCGCCCGTGGCACCACGTCTACCGGGTCCGCACGCAGCGGGGCGAGTACCGGCACTTCGAGGTGCGGTCCGCGCCGGTCGTCGAGGACGGCGCGGTGGTCGAATGGATCGGCACCTGCTTCGACGTGGAGCAGGAGTGGTGCGAGCGGCAGCGCCGCGACCTGCTCGACAGCGCCGCCGCGGCCGCGGCCGAGCACACCGCGCTGAGCGACATGTTCGCCGCCCTCGTCGGGGTGCTGGTCCCGGCGCTCGCCGACGGGTGCGGCGTGCACCTGCTCCCCGACCTCGGCGACCGCCCGGCGGGCGCTCCGATCACCGTGCGCCGCATCGCCACCGCCGCGAGCAGCGGGCTGCGGCGGCAGCCGCCCACCGGTGAGGAGCGGTTCACCCCCGACAGCGGGTTCGCCCGCGCGCTGGAGCGGCGCCGCCCGCTGCAGCGCACCTTCCCGCCGGGCCGGCCGCCGGCCGACCTGCTGCCGAGGAGCACCACCGCCTGGCTGACCGAGTCCGGCGCGACCAGCGTCGTGCTGATGCCGGTCGTCGTCGACGGGGCCGTGGCGGCGATGGTCACCGCCGCGAGGCGCGGCGACCGCGACCCGATGAGCCCGCAGGACGTCGCCCTCATGCAGCAGATCTTCGAGCACACCCACGACGCGCTGAGCGCGGCCGTCCGGTTCCACCGGACCCAGCAGGTCGCCCTGGCCCTGCAGCACGGCCTGCTCGCCGAGCCTCCCGAGCACGGCGACCTGCGCATCGTCGCCCGGTACATGGCCAGCCCCGCGGCGGCCGAGGTGGGCGGCGACTGGTACGACTCGTTCGTCCTGCCCGACGGCGCGACCGCGGTGGCCATCGGCGACGTGGCGGGCCACGACCTGGCCGCCGCCGTCGACATGAGCCGGCTCCGCAACATGCTGCGCGTGCTGACCGCCGACCTCCTCGCCCCGCCCGGCGAGGTCCTGCGCCGCCTGAACAACGCCATGGAAACGGTGGCGCCCGACGCGACGGCCACCTGCGTCCTGGCCCGCGTCGAAGAACCCGAACCCGGCCGGTGGCGGCTCAACTACGCCGTGGCCGGGCACCCGCCACCGCTCCTGGTCACCTCCGCCGGCGGCGCCCGCTTCCTCCAGGAGGCGGCCAACCCGCTGCTGGGCCTGCCCTTCGAGACCTACCACAGCGCGACCGAACCGCTCCCGCCCGGCTCCACCCTGCTGCTGTACACCGACGGCCTGGTGGAGCATCCCGGCGAGCACCTGGACAGCGGCCTGGACCGGCTCCGCCGCCGCGCCCGCACGCTCGCGCGCCGGCCCCTGGAGCAGCTGTGCGACACCCTCCTGGACGTCCTGCCCGTCACCGGGACCGACGACATCGCCATGATCGCCGTCCGGACTCCCGACACCTTCTTGTGATTACTCTCAGTCAAGAAGTGCCTGTGTTCGGTTAGTGCACCCGAGGGCGGGTAGTCGGCTCGGGCAGCGCGACTCACGCACCAGGGAGGACCCGATGGCAGGCGCCGACAACGACAAGCAGCGGCAACTCGAGCACTACCGGGTCAACCCGGAGGGCACTCGCTACACCACCGACCAGGGCGTCCCGGTCGAGGACACCGACAACTCGCTCACGGTGGGTGAGCGCGGTCCGACACTGCTGGAGGACTTCCACTTCCGCGAGAAGATCACCCGGTTCGACCACGAGCGGATCCCGGAGCGGGTGGTGCACGCGCGCGGGTCCGGCGCGTACGGGGAGTTCCAGGTGTACGAGTCCCTGGAGGACATCACCTGCGCCGACTTCCTGTGCGACCCGTCCCTGGTCACGCCGACGTTCGTGCGGTTCTCCACCGTCGCCGGCGAGCGCGGGTCGGCCGACACCGTCCGGGACGTCCGCGGCTTCGCGACCAAGTTCTACACGCGGCAGGGCAACTACGACCTGGTCGCCAACAACTTCCCGGTGTTCCCCATCCAGGACGGCATCAAGTTCCTCGACTTCGTGCACGCGGTGAAGCCGGAGCCGCGCAACCAGATCCCGCAGGCCCAGTCGGCGCACGACACCCTGTGGGACTTCGTGCAGATGCAGCCCGAGACGATGCACTTCATCATGTGGCTGATGTCGGACCGGGCGATCCCGCGCAGCTACCGGATGATGCAGGGCTTCGGGGTGCACACCTTCCGGTTCGTCAACGCCCAGGGCAAGGGCACGTTCGTCAAGTTCCACTGGCGGCCGAAGCTCGGCACCTACTCGCTGGTGTGGGACGAGGTCCTGCGCGTCCAGGGCAACGACCCCGACTTCAACCGCCGCGACCTGTGGGACACCATCGAGGCCGGCGACCACCCCGAGTTCGAACTGTGCGTCCAGCTCGTGGCCGAGGAGGACGAGCACAAGTTCGACTTCGACCTGCTCGACTCCACCAAGATCATCCCGGAGGAGGAGGTGCCACTGCGGCCGATCGGCAGGATGGTCCTCAACCGGAACCCGCGGAACTTCTTCGCCGAGACCGAGCAGGTCGCGTTCTGCACCGCCAACATCGTGGCCGGCATCGACTTCACCAACGACCCGCTGCTGCAGGCCCGCAACTTCTCCTACCTCGACACCCAGCTCATCCGCCTCGGCGGGCCCAACCACCAGCAGATCCCCATCAACCGGCCGATCGCGCCCGTGCACAACGACCAGCGGGACGGCTACCACCAGCACATGATCCACGACAGCGACACCGCCTACGCCAAGAACTCCATCGGCGGCGGCTGCCCGGCGACCGCCGCCGACACCGGGAAGCTGGACGGGGTGTTCCGGCAC
It encodes:
- a CDS encoding catalase; this translates as MAGADNDKQRQLEHYRVNPEGTRYTTDQGVPVEDTDNSLTVGERGPTLLEDFHFREKITRFDHERIPERVVHARGSGAYGEFQVYESLEDITCADFLCDPSLVTPTFVRFSTVAGERGSADTVRDVRGFATKFYTRQGNYDLVANNFPVFPIQDGIKFLDFVHAVKPEPRNQIPQAQSAHDTLWDFVQMQPETMHFIMWLMSDRAIPRSYRMMQGFGVHTFRFVNAQGKGTFVKFHWRPKLGTYSLVWDEVLRVQGNDPDFNRRDLWDTIEAGDHPEFELCVQLVAEEDEHKFDFDLLDSTKIIPEEEVPLRPIGRMVLNRNPRNFFAETEQVAFCTANIVAGIDFTNDPLLQARNFSYLDTQLIRLGGPNHQQIPINRPIAPVHNDQRDGYHQHMIHDSDTAYAKNSIGGGCPATAADTGKLDGVFRHYQERVSGEKIRRRSPSFEDHYSQATLFWNSMADWEKTHIVNALLFELGHVERRYIKEKVVERLANVDGDLATQVAQGLGITPPSQTVTNHGKSSPALSMNDQPRSIATRKIAVLVGDQTDAGTLQPVLQALRDQGAICDITAPHEGTAATLEVDKQLSAASSVLYDAVLAAGGQELVADGYAVQFVREAFKHCKAVGVLPGAEPLLEAAALPGRQGVVDASAGDAFARQFIEAVAAHRHWDRDLASFPA
- a CDS encoding SpoIIE family protein phosphatase, which encodes MGWLALEAFDPAPVAVALTIGPEHRLVYTNLAYRAFVGDRPLGEPIGEAFGAAAKQDYGELFDRVLATGEPATLVEAPVRPAGAGAEAAERYFSFSLSRFTHERPGVLVVAVDVTEQVAAVARADRAIEEQRRSRRRLESLVWMNAQVVWVTDADGGVTESSGGWEQITGQSREDFLGDGWKQALHPDDREPTTRSWDETRRQVRPWHHVYRVRTQRGEYRHFEVRSAPVVEDGAVVEWIGTCFDVEQEWCERQRRDLLDSAAAAAAEHTALSDMFAALVGVLVPALADGCGVHLLPDLGDRPAGAPITVRRIATAASSGLRRQPPTGEERFTPDSGFARALERRRPLQRTFPPGRPPADLLPRSTTAWLTESGATSVVLMPVVVDGAVAAMVTAARRGDRDPMSPQDVALMQQIFEHTHDALSAAVRFHRTQQVALALQHGLLAEPPEHGDLRIVARYMASPAAAEVGGDWYDSFVLPDGATAVAIGDVAGHDLAAAVDMSRLRNMLRVLTADLLAPPGEVLRRLNNAMETVAPDATATCVLARVEEPEPGRWRLNYAVAGHPPPLLVTSAGGARFLQEAANPLLGLPFETYHSATEPLPPGSTLLLYTDGLVEHPGEHLDSGLDRLRRRARTLARRPLEQLCDTLLDVLPVTGTDDIAMIAVRTPDTFL